A stretch of DNA from Halobacteriovorax sp. JY17:
GTTGAGCGTACGTAAGATCATATATATGAATTAAATTCATTTTTTTCTTTATATATGAAAATCCATTTTCTTTGGAAATTTTATCTAATGCTTCTTTGTTTTGCTTTCTATTAACCATTCTTCTTAGGGTCTTATCGTGAAAGACAACAATTTCACCGTCTCTTGTTTCTTGAATATCAAATTCGAGATAGAGGAAGTCTTCTTCAAATTGCAGCTCAAGAAGTGATTGCTCAAGGGCAGCTAGAGAATTTTCAGGTAAGTGACTATAGAACTCTTTCTTTCCACCACCTGCGCGGTGTCCGAGGTTTTTTGCGTAAATATTAGTACTAATTAATAATAGAATTAAAATTATCTTCTTCACGGTAAACTCCCTTTTAGAGTTTATCGGAATTAGAAAATAAATTTTTAGGACTATACGGCTACTGCCTCACTAGGGGGAGAAAAGACAGTAGCCGAAAAAACTTTAATATTCTGATGTATATAATGTATGAATACTCTCAACTAATTTTCCAAATTGCACAGCAGAAACTTGTCCCTCTTTAGCTTCTTCTCCAAATTCAAGAGAGTCTAGAGGTTGTACCTTTGAGCAGATGTCTTTTCCTAAATCAGTAATGATCTCATTAGCAGCAAATCTTATAAACTCATCCTCAGAGTAGAGATTTGTCATCTCATGACAAGAAATGTCTTGATAGAACTCTAATGGTTTTGGAGTATTAATATTTGCAGAAGTATTTGCAAAACTCATGAGTAGGGTAGCTAATAGTAATAGCTTTTTCATAGTAGATTCCTTTAGTCAGTTATTTGTCTTAACTATAAGCAACTTCGAGGCCATTTTATTCTTTGAATTATAGGTTACTTAGAAGGGGTTTATTTAAACTCTCTATACAGGTGACTAACTTTTAATCACTTTCTTAAGATTTTCTGTCTAGAGAGTTGACGAAAACGGCTGACTAAAAATAAAATAGTTTTTCAACTTAAACTTTACATGAGGTAAGAAATGGCAAAGAAGAAAGCTGCTAAAAAAGCTGCACCAAAGAAGAAAACAACAGCAAAGAAAAAAGACATGCTCCTAGTAGGTTCTAAGACTAAGGAAGCTTTAAAAGGAAAAGGGTACAATGTATCTTCTGATACTTTAGAGGCCATGAATGAGTATGTTTACTGGCTAATTGATCAGGCCCAGAAGAAGTGTACTGCCAATGGTAGAAAAACAATTAGACCTTACGACATTCTAGCGTAAATATCATACTTTATGGAAGTAGCAATACTTCCATAAAACTTCTTTTCCAAATTCAATTTATCATTAAGTTCCTGTTTTTCATTCATATTTCAATATAGCTTATCTGCTAGAATTCCGAGTATTAAGTTATAAGGAGTTTATATGAATTTAAAACTTAGGTTAATCCTATGCTTTCTAGCCGTTGGAATAATTCCCTTCGCTATATCAAGTTATATTGCAGTAGATAAGAGTAGTGAAGCTCTTGTAAAAGAAGTTCATGAGAAAATTAAGGCGACTAAGAGCTTAAAAGTTCAGCAATTAGAAAATCTCTTTTCGAGATGGTATTCAAATGCTTACTTACTTTCCTCTTCAAGAAAATTACAAGATATTTTTGTTCAAGCAGACGAATCAGGTTGGTCCTCTGTTAAAAAATATCAATCTTATTTTGAAAGTCTTAATCTTCATTCACTCTTTGATGATATGGCCTTTGTGACAAATGAAGGAAAGATAATTGGATCAATCAACAATCAAAATATTATAACTTCAAATATGAATCAATTTGAAGGGACACCTCTCTTTAAAGCGTGGGAGAGAGCGAAGACAAGTGATTCAGATGAATCTGTTTCGTACTCCTCCCTTGAAAAGTATGCGACATATGATAATCAGTACCAATCATTTCTAGTTGTAAAGTTTGCAAAGAACTCCTCTGCAAGAGGTCGCTGGGAAGCTGGTGAAAGTATTGGAACAATTATTCTCTCTCTACCTAATTCTGAAATTGATAGAGTTGCAAATAGTCGAATTGGAATGGGAGATACAGGGGAGACCTACTTAGTTTCTAAGAAAGAAAATGGAGAAACGATTTATGCCTCTAATAGAGTTGTAAAGAATGGTCCAATTGGAGATGTAAAGACAGGTTCTACAATTTCTAAAATATTTGAAGAGAAAGAAGACTTTAATGTGACTAAAGTAGGATCAACAGGAGTTACTGAAATTGCATATGCCTCTTTCTTTAAGTTTAAAGATACTGAATTAGCAATGTTTTCAACACAATCCCAAGACGAAGCACTAACAGCCGTTGCTGACTTTAAGAAGCTTATTGGAATGCTATCAATAATCTTCTGTGTAAGTATTTTCATTATTGCCGCTGGAATTGGAAATCAAATTTCAAGACCAATACTAGCAATTAGTAATAAGCTCTTTAATAACGCTGAAGACGTCTCTAATGCTTCAAAGAAAATTGCAGGTTCTAGCTCAAGGCTTGCTTCTGCAACCACTGAGCAAGCTGCAGGTTTACAGGAGACAGTTTCTTCAGTTGATGAAATTAGTGCCATGATCGATCGAAATACTGAAGCTTCAAATGAATCGAAGAAGGCGTCAGAGGAAAGTCGACAAGTTGCTGTTGATGGAAAGCAGACTATTACTGAAATGATCGAGGCCATTAATGATATAAATGAAAGTAATTCTCAAATTACTGGAGAGATGAGTGATAGCAATAAGAGAATTGGTGATATTGTTAAACTCATTAAAGAAATTGGTGAAAAAACCAATGTAATCAACGATATCGTTTTTCAAACAAAACTTCTCTCTTTCAATGCTTCGGTTGAGGCCGCGAGAGCTGGAGAACATGGAAAGGGCTTTGCTGTGGTTGCAGAAGAAGTGGGAAATCTTGCTAATATGTCAGGTAAAGCAGCTGAAGAAATCTCAGAAATGCTAGAGGGAAGCGTGAAAACTGTTGAAGATATTATCTCTAGCACCTCTCATAAAGTAGATGGCCTTATCACTAAGGGAAGATCAACGGTAGAGAGGGGAGCAACCCTGGCGAATAAGTGTGGAGACGCGCTTGATAGAATTGTAGAAAATGTTTCAAGAGTGAACGCTCAGGTGACAGAAATTGCAAATGCTTCTGTGGAGCAGTCTCAAGGCGTTCAAGAGATAAATGTGGCCATGAAGCAATTAGATGAAGTGACTCATATGAATAATCAAATTTCAAACGAAGCAAATGAGCAGGCAGACATTCTCGAAGGACAGTCTCAGCTACTGTTTGAGGAAGTTATAAAACTTATGAGTGTTGTTAATGGTAAGAGTAAAGAAAACTCAGACTCTACTTCTGATATTTCAACTTCTAATAAAAATCATCCGGACCATCTCGATATGGCCGTATAGGTTATTTCGAAGTTTAATTGACGTGTGTTTAGTGAGTTCCTATAATAAATAGTATTAGGAGCTCACTGTGAAGAAAATAATATATATGCTTGTCTTAGTCATTACTTCTTGTTCGACTTTAAAGAAAGAATCACCTCTTTCGCAGCAGGAAGTAGAATCGAAGAGTCTGAAGTTTCCTAAGGCCTTAGTTTCATCAATTAATAATGGCGCAGTCAAAAAAGTTCAGCTCATTTATCCATTTCAAAAAATTAAAGCAAAACTCTTCTGTGCTGGTCATGAGGTCGCACTTGGTTCTCCAAAAGATGGAGTGGCCAATGTCTATATTTCGTCTTCTAGACACAAGGAGACAGGTAGTTTTTGGTGTGAGTATAGGTTTACAATTAATAAAATAGAGAAGAAGGTGGCAGTTGCAAAATTTAATATTATAGATTCAAACTATCCCCTTAGAACTCTAACGGTAGCAAAGAAGTATGCGAAGCTTAGCGATCAAGCAATAGAGAGATGGAAGAAAGAGACTGCTCATATGGATCTCGTCTATGCCGCTGCGATAACTGATAGGGCCTTGTTCACTAAACCCTTTGTAAAACCACTTAACTCTAAAATAACCGCAGTATATGGATCGAAGAGAGTCTTTAATGATATGAAACACTCTTGGCATTCTGGAGTAGATTTTAGAGCAAGACCTGGAACAAAGATACCAGCAGCTAATAGAGGAAGAGTTGTACTCGCCAGAGATCACTTCTTTACAGGTAAAACTGTTATTATTGATCACGGAATGGGGATTATGACTATGTATTGTCACCTTAGTGAATTTAAAGTCGGGGAGGGCGATATCGTTCCTCAAAGAGCAATCATTGCGTTGTCTGGAAATACTGGAAGATCAAGTGGCCCACATCTTCATTGGGGTGTAAGAGTAAATGACCACTGGATAAATGGATTTTCCCTTCTTAGTGAAGGAATCTAAATTAAAATTTTATAATGAGGTAAGTTCCAGAAAAAAGCATCAAAACTCCAAGTGAGCGATAAATATTTATTGCTTTGATTGGAAGCCCTAGTACGCCGTAATGATCAAGTACTAAACTCATTAAGAGTTGTCCTGCAATAATAAGAGAAATCCACGCTGTAGATCCAATCTTTGGAACAGCAATAATAGCAGCAAAGACAAAGCAGCTTCCTAGAAGGCCACCGGAAAGTAGCAGGGGATTAACTGTTGCCAATTGAGCAATTGGTGGAAATTTTACTGGGCCAAATAACATCAGTAGAAGAAAAACAAGAAATCCCCCTGTAAATGAAATAAACGCAGCAATAAGGGGATGACCTAGCTCTGATGAGAGTTTGGAATTAATGATGGCCTGGAATGGCACAAGTAGTCCTGCACAAATTCCGAGTATTGAAAAATAAACTTTATACATATAATTATCCTTTTATTTATTATGTCACCGTGAGCTTAGTATTGAAATACAATAGTTCTTGCTTCTAGTAAAAGTTATGAGAAAATAGATTTATAAAATTTTGGAGTTTAAATGTCTATCAATCTACTACTTCTCTCACTAATAATTGTTGCTCTATGCTTTATTTTAAAGAAGCTTTACTTTAATTCAGAGTCTATTAACCATAGAGAGAGTCTTTATGAGTTTAAAGAACAGATTGTTGAAAAACTCAATCAGGACTCCTTAAAGAAACAACAAGATCTCTACGAATTTAAAAGTGACCTCTTTAAGCAGCAACAAGAAAGCATGCTAGGACTACACAAGATTATAGAGTCTAGACTTGATTCTATTTCAAATAAGGTTCAAGAAAACCTAGAGAAAGGATTTGAAAAATCAAATGCAACTTTTCAAGGTGTGATTGAAAGGCTTGCTAAGATTGATGAAGCTCAAAAGAAGATTGAATCTCTTTCTACAAATGTTGTTTCCTTGCAAGATGTTCTCACAGACAAGAAGAGTAGAGGTATTTTTGGAGAAGTACAGCTTGGAAATTTATTGAGCACTGTTTTTGGAGAGAGAAACGAAAAAGTTTATAAAATACAGCATTTATTAAGTAATGGTAAAATTGTTGATGCGGCCCTTTTCCTTCCCGAACCAATTGGATTGATTTGTGTGGACTCGAAGTTTCCACTTGAGAATTATAAGAGGTTAGTTAGCACTTCAAATGATGAAGCCCAGCGAGCAGTCTTTGCAAAAGAGTTTGCGAAGAATGTAAAAAAGCATATTGATGATATTGCCAATAAATACATTATCACTAATGAAACTGCTGATCAGGCAATTCTCTTTCTTCCCGCTGAAGCAATCTTTGCAGAGATTCATGCCTATCACTCAGAAATTGTCGACTACGCCAATCAGAAGAAGATTTGGTTATCTTCTCCAACGACTTTTCTCGCGACGCTTACCACGGTTCAAAGTGTCCTTCTAAACCTCGAGAGGAATAAGTATATGTCTGTTATGCATGAAGAGATAAATAAGCTCGGTGATGAATTTAATCGCTACGAAGAGAGATGGAATAAGCTTGCAAAGCATCTTGGAACAGTGAGTAAAGATGTTGATGACATCCATATAACGACGGGAAAAATTAGCGGTCGCTTTCAGAAGATCATGACCGTAGACATCGAGAATAGTGAGTTTTTGGCCCAGAAGGACTAGTCTGGCCATAGATTTTAAGCTATACTGAGCGGAGTTCTAGTTAAATTTTGGAGAGTATTATGAGTTTTGAAGTATTTGTTGCGTTATGTCTCGTTGGTTGTTGGGCGATGTTCCCAATCTCATTAATGATAGCAACTAAGACTTTCGACGATGATATCATTGGCGGTGGACATCATGACCACGATCACGACGAAAAACACTAATAAATAAGAAATTCTAAATAATGTTGGCCCTCTAAATTAGTGGGCCTTTTTTATGTCTACTACTTTGAACTTAATATTTTTGCCACCAAGGCGGGGAGTATCTTGGGGTTAAAAGGCTTTGGAAGTAACATGACATTCTTGAGGCTCTTAAGCTTTATTTCATAATTATCAAGCTCTCCTGTCATCAAAAGCACTGGAGGCCCGCCAGATGAAATGATTTCATTGGTAAGCTTGATTCCATCTTTTTTCGGCATATTTAAATCAGTAATTATTAAATTGAAATTTTGATTCTTCATTTTTAGTGTCGCTTCAAGTCCATCAGCAGCTTGGACAACAATATAGCCATTGGTAGCGAGAAGATCTGCTAGCGAGTTTCTAATATTAATATCATCATCAACTACCAGTATTTGTGGTGAATCTCTATTGGTCTTAGTCATTTAAACCTCGTAAGTTTGGAATATGCAAAATATCCCATTACTTATATTCGGCTACATATGACTTCTTAAGTACTTAAAATATGACCGAGAAGTTAAATATCGTTTAATATTAGATAGTTAGATGTTTTTTTAATGAATGAGGATTCAAAAACTCAATAAGCTAGTAAGTTGTCATTTTGTCCCAAAGTGCCAACCTTTAAAGTAATTCGTTCACCCAAGAAGCAAGGTCTCTAATTTCATGAATATCAATTTCATGGGCAATTTCATATTCATGAAAAGAAATATTTAATCCCTCATCTTTTAAGCGAGTCATTTGAGACTTTACGCCATTGAAGTCAATGGCCTGATCAAAGTGTCCATGGGCCATAAATATAGGAGTGGTTGAATGAATGTCCTTAACTTGAACTTCCATTTTATCAAGATAGATTCTAGGACTTAGGCAAACGACTCCTGCAAATTTTCTCTTCCAACTAAGAAAACTGTGTAAGGAAATACATCCTCCCTGAGAGAAGCCACAGAGAATAATATCTTCGTCAGAGTAACCTTTTTGGTTTAGTTCATTTACTAGTAATTCTAATTTATCAATAGAGTTTCTAATTCCGTCTCTAGGTTCACCCGGTGGAATGTCATACCAGGAAAATCCAAAGTAGTAAGGAGTGGGGGCATTGATTAATAAGTAGTCTAAGCAAGTAACATTTACTTCAAGAGCAAAGTCTTTATAAGAGGCTTTATGATCACCAAGGCCATGCATGACAATCATTATTTTAGTTGAACGTTTTGGTCCGTTAAACTTGGCAGGCAAAAATGTACTTTCAAAGAATTTAGAAGAAATCATATTTAGTTTTGTACCAATTAAGGCGAAGAGAGACAAGTCACAGGGGATAGGACACTGTTGCCTCGTAGCGTTAGAAACTAATTTTAGTTATAATTAATATGTATCCGTTTTATTAGGATCAATACAATCATGGAGGTACTAAGTGTACGAATTACTAAAAGCTGAATGGAGAGAAGAACCTGTAAAATCTTTAAGAAAAGAAGGTTATGTTCCAGGTGTAGTATATGGAAAAGGAATGGAGTCAGTGAACTTTAAAGTTCCATCTATTGCTATCAATAAGTTCCTACATCATTCAGGAAAAGTTTTTGAAGTAGAAGTTGCAGGAAGAGGGAAGCATCTTGTTTCACTTGATAATGTTCAATGGGATCATATGGGAGATAGAATGCTTCACGTATCTTTCCACAAAATTTCTGCTAATGAGAAAACTACAGTAACATTACCAATTCATTTTGAAGGTGAAGCTGCAGGTAAGAAAGAAGGTGGAATGGTTCAACACGTATTACACGAAGTTGAAGTAACTGGTCTTCCAGGTGATATGCCAGAATTTATTTCTGTAGATATTTCTACTCTAGGTATTCACGGACATTTTGCTCTTAAAGATATTCCTTGTCCAAAGGGACTTACATGGGCACAAGGTGAGGAAACAAACGTAGTTTCTTGTCACCCTCCAAAAGTAGAAGTAGTTGCTGAAGAAACTACTGATGTAACAGCTGAGGTTGTTGCAGAAGTTGAGTCGGAAGATCAAGAAGCCGCTTAATCAAATTTTAAATTTTATAATTGGGCCCAAGTTTTCTATACTTGGGCCTATTTTATTTCTCTCCTTAAATATTTCCGCAAATTTAATTAATAAGAAAGTCACTGGCTTTAGTTGGGTCTCTGATCCTGAGAAATCTTATCGTGGAAATTGTTATGAATATGATCTTGAAACTGGTGGTCAGAAATTTCAAGCAGTAGCAAAGAAGAGTAAGTGCAGACCTGAAAAGACTGAAACCCTTTGGGTACCAAGTGAAGAGGGTGTTAGCGGAAAGTGCTATGAAGTTGACTCTGAAACTAAGGGAGAAAAATTTGTTATACCATCTTCTGCTAGTAATTGTGTCACAAAAGAAGTTAGTTACTCTTGGGCGCTTGTATCGGAGACTTCAGGAGAGTGTTATCAGATTGACGGAAACTTAAAAAGAAAAGTGAGTAAAGACAATTGCGCTCCTAAGAAAGTTAGTCACCACTGGGTACCAAGAGCAAGTGATTGGGGTGGAAAGTGTTTTGCAATAGATTCTTTGCAAGGACCAGCAGGGTATATAGAAAGTGTGAGTGTTGAAAACTGTAAACCTAGTGAAACTTCTTATACGCTTCATATGAAGAGAGAAGGAGAACAGGGCTATTGCTATGAAGTTGATTTAAAGAATGGACCTAAAGGCTATTCAAGAAGAGTTAGCAGGTCTAATTGTTTTAATTCAGCGGCTCCTAATTATATGTGGAAGAGTGATGAGAGTGGAGTTGACGGTGAATGTTTGGAAGTCAGAAGTTCTATCAATGAGAAAGTATCTTCTCGAAAAGTTGATTTCAAGAAATGTATTAATTTTAAGACGAAGAACTTCTTTAAAAGGACGTCTAGCTTTGGAGGTTCCTGTCTACTGGTAGACGAATTAACTGGTGGACAGAGGTTTGCCAAAGTCATTACGACTAGTAGTTGTCGAGAAGAAGTTGAAGATTTTCAATATTCTCTTCTTCCAAATCAATATGGAAATCCTATTTGTGTAGAGAGTGACTTAAAAACAAATGGTAATTTATATGTAGGAAAAGTTTCTTTAAGTAAGTGTGAGGATACGGGAGCGAAGCCAAAGTGGGTCTTAGAAGACGATGGTTGGAGCGGAAAGTGTGTGGAGATGAGAACTTTAGGAAGTAATGTCAGAGAGAGATCTATTCGTAAAGAAAAGTGTAGGACCGCGAAGACGAAGTTTATTTGGCACAATTTTAAGAAGCTAGATGGAAAATGTTTTGAAGTCGACGTAGAGAAAGGAAATGATGGTTTTGTTATTGAAGCTCCTCTAAAGAAGTGTGCTCCAAAATTTTTAAAGTATATTTTTCACCGAGAAAAAGGAAAGAATGCCGGTCACTGCTATCTTGTCGATAGAGAAACGTCCGGCGAAAAATTTAATAAACCTATTAGTAGTAAGAAGTGTAAGAGAAACTTAATCAAAGCTCCTCTCTAGTTAATGCCGAAAGATTCCAGTAGAGCCGTTTTATTATAAAGATAGAGTTCTGTTAGGTAGGCAGATCTTTTCTCTAAATAAATATCTGAGTGAGGAATAACTGGATTCATCACAGATGTTTTATAGGTCTTATTACTACTTGTCGTGACAATTTCTTCATCGTGATCTCTTCCAAGTCTACAATGTCCAAGTTCATGGAAGATCATGATTTCTCTTTGTGTCTTATCTGTTGATTCCCACCAACTCTTCTTAATGAGAATTTCCTTTGTTCCATCACTATAGGTATTACAAACTCCATCAAATTCATCTTTTGTTGTGTCTCCAAAATTTATAGGGATGTCTCCAACTTTAAAATTTGGTTCTGATAAATTCTTCGCGGCTTCTTTTTCAAAGGCAGTGATATAGGAAGAGAAAGCATTTGCACTTACTGCATATTGCTTAGTTCCCTCAAGATATTGAGTGTGTTTCTTGTTCTTCTGAGCACCACAGCTCGTAAAGAACGCCAGAAGTAGTAGTAGCGATACTAGTCTCATTCTTATTCCCCTAAATGATTTAATACAGATATAAGAGCAAAATATATACCAAAAAAATATTCTGTATTATCAGTGGTTTGCGTTTATTAAAAGTGTCTAAAATTTAGACATGGTGGAAAAGTTATACAGAGGTATAATGGTTTTATTGAGTATGAGGGAGAGTTTAATGAAGACAATAGATGAGTGGTTGAGTGAATACGGCGAGAGCCATAGAAATAAAACGAATCAGGTCATTCACAAAGTCTGTGTTCCCGCTATAGAGTTTTCACTACTCGGTATCCTATGGTTAATACCAACACCATCATCTTTTTGGAGTATTCCTTACTTGAATTGGGCCACTCTCTTTTGTGCTTTTGCTCTATTATTCTATTTATCATTAAAAAGTGCACGCTACTTTATAGGCTCTGTTCTAATGCTTATTCCAATGCTCGTGGTGATTAATTATCTTCGAGTAAACTTTGGTGGAATAATTATTTACGGCTTTGTTGGACTCTTTATTATTTCCTGGGTGGGGCAGTTTATAGGCCATAGAATTGAAGGGAAGAAGCCCTCTTTTTTAAAGGACCTATTCTTTCTTTTAATAGGTCCTCTGTGGGTATTAAGATCTCTCTACCGAAAAATAGGAATTAAGACCACTTAATGACACTCTCTACAACACCGTAGATTCC
This window harbors:
- a CDS encoding methyl-accepting chemotaxis protein; this translates as MNLKLRLILCFLAVGIIPFAISSYIAVDKSSEALVKEVHEKIKATKSLKVQQLENLFSRWYSNAYLLSSSRKLQDIFVQADESGWSSVKKYQSYFESLNLHSLFDDMAFVTNEGKIIGSINNQNIITSNMNQFEGTPLFKAWERAKTSDSDESVSYSSLEKYATYDNQYQSFLVVKFAKNSSARGRWEAGESIGTIILSLPNSEIDRVANSRIGMGDTGETYLVSKKENGETIYASNRVVKNGPIGDVKTGSTISKIFEEKEDFNVTKVGSTGVTEIAYASFFKFKDTELAMFSTQSQDEALTAVADFKKLIGMLSIIFCVSIFIIAAGIGNQISRPILAISNKLFNNAEDVSNASKKIAGSSSRLASATTEQAAGLQETVSSVDEISAMIDRNTEASNESKKASEESRQVAVDGKQTITEMIEAINDINESNSQITGEMSDSNKRIGDIVKLIKEIGEKTNVINDIVFQTKLLSFNASVEAARAGEHGKGFAVVAEEVGNLANMSGKAAEEISEMLEGSVKTVEDIISSTSHKVDGLITKGRSTVERGATLANKCGDALDRIVENVSRVNAQVTEIANASVEQSQGVQEINVAMKQLDEVTHMNNQISNEANEQADILEGQSQLLFEEVIKLMSVVNGKSKENSDSTSDISTSNKNHPDHLDMAV
- a CDS encoding M23 family metallopeptidase gives rise to the protein MKKIIYMLVLVITSCSTLKKESPLSQQEVESKSLKFPKALVSSINNGAVKKVQLIYPFQKIKAKLFCAGHEVALGSPKDGVANVYISSSRHKETGSFWCEYRFTINKIEKKVAVAKFNIIDSNYPLRTLTVAKKYAKLSDQAIERWKKETAHMDLVYAAAITDRALFTKPFVKPLNSKITAVYGSKRVFNDMKHSWHSGVDFRARPGTKIPAANRGRVVLARDHFFTGKTVIIDHGMGIMTMYCHLSEFKVGEGDIVPQRAIIALSGNTGRSSGPHLHWGVRVNDHWINGFSLLSEGI
- a CDS encoding DMT family transporter, which encodes MYKVYFSILGICAGLLVPFQAIINSKLSSELGHPLIAAFISFTGGFLVFLLLMLFGPVKFPPIAQLATVNPLLLSGGLLGSCFVFAAIIAVPKIGSTAWISLIIAGQLLMSLVLDHYGVLGLPIKAINIYRSLGVLMLFSGTYLIIKF
- a CDS encoding DNA recombination protein RmuC, with protein sequence MSINLLLLSLIIVALCFILKKLYFNSESINHRESLYEFKEQIVEKLNQDSLKKQQDLYEFKSDLFKQQQESMLGLHKIIESRLDSISNKVQENLEKGFEKSNATFQGVIERLAKIDEAQKKIESLSTNVVSLQDVLTDKKSRGIFGEVQLGNLLSTVFGERNEKVYKIQHLLSNGKIVDAALFLPEPIGLICVDSKFPLENYKRLVSTSNDEAQRAVFAKEFAKNVKKHIDDIANKYIITNETADQAILFLPAEAIFAEIHAYHSEIVDYANQKKIWLSSPTTFLATLTTVQSVLLNLERNKYMSVMHEEINKLGDEFNRYEERWNKLAKHLGTVSKDVDDIHITTGKISGRFQKIMTVDIENSEFLAQKD
- a CDS encoding response regulator, which translates into the protein MTKTNRDSPQILVVDDDINIRNSLADLLATNGYIVVQAADGLEATLKMKNQNFNLIITDLNMPKKDGIKLTNEIISSGGPPVLLMTGELDNYEIKLKSLKNVMLLPKPFNPKILPALVAKILSSK
- a CDS encoding 50S ribosomal protein L25 gives rise to the protein MYELLKAEWREEPVKSLRKEGYVPGVVYGKGMESVNFKVPSIAINKFLHHSGKVFEVEVAGRGKHLVSLDNVQWDHMGDRMLHVSFHKISANEKTTVTLPIHFEGEAAGKKEGGMVQHVLHEVEVTGLPGDMPEFISVDISTLGIHGHFALKDIPCPKGLTWAQGEETNVVSCHPPKVEVVAEETTDVTAEVVAEVESEDQEAA
- a CDS encoding Mpo1-like protein → MKTIDEWLSEYGESHRNKTNQVIHKVCVPAIEFSLLGILWLIPTPSSFWSIPYLNWATLFCAFALLFYLSLKSARYFIGSVLMLIPMLVVINYLRVNFGGIIIYGFVGLFIISWVGQFIGHRIEGKKPSFLKDLFFLLIGPLWVLRSLYRKIGIKTT